A portion of the Pseudoxanthomonas sp. JBR18 genome contains these proteins:
- a CDS encoding LysR family transcriptional regulator, with product MSHDLNDTLIFVKVVEQGSFVGAASALRLPKTTVSRKVQELETRLGAQLLHRTTRKLGLTEAGNVYYEHCQRIARELAEAESAVGQLHAGPRGWLRVTAPYSIGIDKIAPLLGEFHARHPEVRVEMLLSNEPIDLIGGEVDVALRVGSLPDSNLVARKLGVLNTQVFAAKSYIARHGEPLHPDDLQYHRTFAMPKHRHGSSYSWSLDDGNGPRDFLVNPILVANDPAALKGALLCGEGLVISADVMVKPFVEAGLVQRVLAGWTGGEYVLNAVFPRGHVQSPKVRVFVDFLLERLNLEIDYMSAHCPLMQAKQQADQNSDTSDDVKRLLKEVEAVTA from the coding sequence ATGTCCCACGACCTCAACGACACCCTGATCTTCGTCAAGGTGGTCGAACAAGGCAGCTTCGTTGGTGCAGCCAGCGCCCTGCGACTGCCCAAGACCACCGTCAGCCGCAAGGTCCAGGAACTGGAAACGCGCCTGGGCGCGCAGCTCCTGCACCGCACCACACGCAAGCTGGGACTCACCGAAGCCGGCAACGTCTATTACGAGCATTGCCAGCGTATCGCGCGCGAACTGGCCGAAGCCGAAAGCGCCGTTGGCCAGCTGCATGCCGGCCCGCGTGGCTGGCTGCGGGTGACCGCTCCCTACTCCATCGGTATCGACAAGATCGCCCCGCTACTGGGGGAGTTCCACGCCCGCCATCCGGAAGTGCGCGTGGAGATGCTGCTGTCCAATGAACCGATCGACCTGATCGGGGGCGAAGTCGACGTCGCCCTGCGCGTGGGCAGTCTGCCCGACTCCAACCTGGTCGCGCGCAAGCTGGGCGTGCTCAATACGCAGGTGTTTGCCGCCAAGAGCTACATCGCCCGCCACGGCGAACCCCTGCATCCGGACGACCTGCAGTACCACCGCACCTTCGCCATGCCCAAGCATCGCCACGGCAGCAGCTACAGCTGGTCGCTGGACGACGGCAACGGCCCGCGTGATTTCCTGGTCAACCCGATCCTGGTGGCCAACGATCCCGCAGCGCTCAAGGGGGCGCTGCTGTGTGGCGAAGGACTGGTGATCTCGGCCGACGTGATGGTCAAGCCGTTCGTGGAAGCCGGCCTGGTGCAGCGCGTGCTGGCCGGCTGGACCGGCGGCGAATACGTGCTCAACGCGGTGTTCCCGCGTGGCCACGTGCAGTCGCCCAAGGTGCGGGTGTTCGTCGACTTCCTGCTCGAGCGGCTCAATCTGGAGATCGACTACATGAGCGCGCATTGCCCGCTGATGCAGGCCAAGCAACAGGCCGATCAGAACAGCGACACCAGTGACGACGTCAAGCGCCTGCTCAAGGAAGTCGAGGCGGTGACCGCCTGA
- a CDS encoding SDR family oxidoreductase: MSGMMPQSPVPTALVLGAHSAAGAGVVGALIEAGSPVLAIGEPGEYMDALAESYRDEAQLTLLPSTSPIDEDGARKLANEVRARGLVLHAVFAHLFAPSFSGRLLEQSSARLGERFGSDVLAHLAAARHLLPLLQHESATTHYVMIGGPATECGWAGHGHASIASAGLRMLAKVLHEEAMPLGVRVQLLAVEHPLSTPKNRVHACAGWPDAISVGRKAVELLRPATSGPVRAIVSFDAAWVPPPVRTLFDALPGSLTVSSLDLNRG; encoded by the coding sequence ATGAGTGGGATGATGCCGCAGTCGCCGGTCCCGACCGCGCTGGTCCTGGGGGCGCACAGCGCCGCTGGGGCAGGCGTGGTCGGTGCGTTGATCGAGGCGGGCAGCCCGGTTCTGGCGATCGGTGAGCCCGGCGAGTACATGGACGCGTTGGCCGAGTCCTATCGTGACGAGGCCCAACTGACCCTGCTGCCAAGCACAAGCCCGATCGACGAGGACGGTGCGCGCAAGCTGGCCAATGAAGTGCGCGCGCGTGGCCTGGTGCTGCATGCGGTGTTCGCGCACCTGTTCGCACCGTCCTTCAGCGGTCGCCTGCTGGAGCAGTCCAGTGCACGGCTCGGCGAGCGCTTCGGCAGTGACGTGCTCGCCCACTTGGCCGCGGCCCGGCACCTGCTCCCGCTGCTGCAGCATGAGTCGGCCACCACGCATTACGTGATGATCGGCGGGCCGGCCACCGAGTGCGGCTGGGCCGGCCACGGACATGCCTCGATTGCCTCGGCCGGCCTGCGCATGCTGGCAAAGGTGCTGCACGAGGAAGCCATGCCGCTGGGCGTGCGCGTGCAATTGCTGGCTGTCGAGCACCCCCTGTCCACCCCCAAGAACCGCGTGCATGCCTGCGCTGGCTGGCCCGATGCAATCAGCGTGGGCCGCAAGGCCGTCGAACTGCTGCGCCCGGCCACGTCCGGCCCGGTACGCGCCATCGTCTCCTTCGATGCGGCCTGGGTGCCGCCGCCGGTACGCACCCTGTTCGATGCACTGCCTGGTTCGCTCACCGTCTCTTCGCTCGACCTCAACCGGGGTTGA